The Anopheles maculipalpis chromosome 3RL, idAnoMacuDA_375_x, whole genome shotgun sequence genomic sequence ATACAAGGTTCGGATGGCAAAGAAATTGGAGGACACCGGTCCGGTCTGATGCATCAGCGTGCCTGCACATACTGCAGCAATGATCGACGCAGAATACAATAGGTTTGCTGCTAGAATCAACTTGCGAAATCGGCACATTGGTGCAGAAACTGGTTCGGATTCAAATGGCTCTATGTCCCAAGGAACTATTGCTAACACTCGTCCTACTGCTAGCAGATTGTGAAACGTTTGTTTGAGGTTCCGCTGCAGGAACGGTTGATTGGTCGGTGGTTCGGATGCCATAGGTTCTGGTAACGCCACATTACAGCCACACAGACTGAACTGAGACAAACTGTTGGGCGTTTAAGTTTTGCACCGAGTTACATCGCGTGATTCAACCTGATTTATATCCATAAAATATTGATGAAGTTAATCGTGTTAGCTCTATCTCATAGATTGCCGTGTGATTCGAATGACCACGGTTGAGAACAAGGCACCATAAGCGTTTATTCAATAGTGCAGCAGCAGATGTAAGACTTTACCACTGAGGTTCAGATGCAACGTAATGAATTAGCTAGTATTGCCATTTAGTCTTAGATCTCTACAAGAAAATTGCCTAAGTCGTTGAGGACATTCAAAGTGCAACAGCAAGGCCTGACAGACGACAACGCCCTTAAAAGTTGCTCTTTTGGTATCCTATTATGTAGGACTGTGTCTATAGAAATGCCTCAAATTGTCCTAGTCAGGAGAAAAATTGTATAACACTTTATAGAaggaaaaatctaaaatattgTTCCAATTTCGTGAACAAGGACACGACCCAGCTCCAATTATCGTATCATACcaccttctttttttaactgttgATCCGAATAGCCGAAATCATCGTATCATGTTTACGTATGACATTAGCATTCAACTTTACGACCACTTCTTACGGTCAAGTTCAACCGTCATGACCTTGTTTGAAGGTCTTTATCCCATCGGCGAGAGCAAAAGCtacgaaacaataaaaaaaaaaaaatttcttcaaattattttttgtcttgctattttatttcttatctCCTTAGCCACAATGAAGTCTGCACGGGAAGATCCAACCATTAAACCAATCATAAAGACATTTCAACGATGAATCTTCCATTCATCCGATCCCTTATTGATTTTCGGGTGGTGTTTCTTTGCTATAAAATGAGAAACACATCATcaagattaaaaaaagaatacgCTTTAGCTCGCCCCATACTGGCGGTATGGACAACAGTGCGCAAACATCAGCGCGAGATgagatattattatttttcttccaacggATCCAACGTTGACGCACGATGTTTTATCAGCCTTCGCATTAGCATATCCACTTTACATcagcaaccgaaaaaaaaacacagctgCGCTAATGCTGGCTGGCACCGTGCAGGAACTCTACTAGTGAGAAATGGAGTTCTCGTAGGTGCTTAGTTTTTATAACAGAAAACCTAACACCTTCAAAAACGAAACCTTTCCAGTGCTTCAGGATCGACCTGTCGTCGTTGGGGAATCGATTCTGGCGCTTGTGTAAATCTTCCATTCGATTTAATGGGTcgttaaatgaataaaacaattcaagATCGTATTAACGGttgaattcaacaaaaaagaggaacGGTGAGCgacgatgaaaataaaaccaaacaaggAATTTATGGCAATAAGCTGGGACCTTAAGTCAAGGCTgtcaaaaaatacattttctcttgttttttcAGCATATTCTGTACCTTCGCGAAACGGTGCTATACCGTCTCGGATACAGAATGATTGCATGAGGCCCTCCGATAGAGGTCCTTCGGGGGAATCTCTTCGGTCGATGACGCATCTCGAGCCTTAAAGATGTTTTTAACAAGCGCCGTCAGCTGTTCGTTTTGAAAAGATTTTCACATGGACTACAAGGGTTCTCCGTTTAGACGGATGCTCAGACCCCTGAATTTAAGATTTACAACTATTGCAGTATGTCCAGCATTAGAAGGAAGATTAGTTGGAAGAAGCTGGAGTCTCTAGAAGTaagaagatattttaaaatgcaaagCGGTTATACGTGGCCATACCTACTTCAGACCAACTAATAATGCTGTGATATTTGGCTAAGGATGTGATCTTTAtgaaaatacaataaattattgagGGTATCGCTAAAATACAAGACATTTGCATGCAACGTCTTTAAAACCAGACTAATTGTACGAGCCAATCGAGTGATTTACAACTCACAGTGAACTTTCTCATTACAATGAATGTActtaattccttttttttttttttgttggtgcagCAATATACTTTATTTTACTTagttttgttgcagtttttttttgttttgcttcatacGCCTCGTGTCctcgttttcctttcgctttccgatctgctgcttttgcttcAAGTAACTTGCAAATTCATAAACGCTACGCTACAACACTTGCTCAACGCCTATTTTTTGTCAGTCAAGAAAACTAAACACGTGTTTCAcgccaaaaacaaaccaaaatcgCGATACATCGACAACATATTCTGTCCATATTTCTTCCATACCCTCACTGCATCCACACTTTACTTTGCTTTAACACCAATCCTTGgatgatttaattatttaatgcttttttaaagCTCAATTCCactaaaacgaaaagaaatacATCGTGTACGTGTACGCACTACCCAAACACACTCATGCGACACAACTAATAAAATATTCCTCTCATACTAGTGAGAAAAGGggggggtgtttgtgtgtgcgcgctttTGGTTTTAgggttttgttcgtttcttaTGCTGCTAGTCTGGCCTGGGTTGTAAGATGGGGTTCGATATTCGATAGTGTTGTAATAGGCGGATATTACTATCTTCTATCGGGTGCTTCCTAATGTTCGGTTTGTATTTTAACGTAACATTCACTGCTTGCCATTATTCTGCAACCTTTTTTGTAACGCTTGAGCTTATCGTCTAGCATCCAGTCCACTGTTGAGGCTCTGTTgccagtgttgtgtgtgtattaaatatttgatCATGTGATAAACAAACGATTAACAAATGAAAGACATTCCTCTGCTAAATAGGTACACTCAGGCgcaaacatacacatacaaacacatatGCCATCAGCGACATTATCATACGGTGACCTTAGAGTTAGGTTTTAAGGTTCATCCCGGACACCGGACTTGGTGATGACTTGGTTAATAATCCCTTGCAGCAGCTCTCAGCAGGGAtggggtgtttttgttttcgctttacTAATTGCAATCTAATTTcgttttcgatttcgtttgATAGTTTTATTACCGATTCGGAAAGGCTAACCATTAAACcgggcacgcacgcacgcacgcacgcacgtgcTCCGGCGGCTCGAATCACTGTGTTCGCTCGTTACTGGCGAGGGTTCGTTCAAAGGTCCTGGGAGTGGATGCTTCGTACTATTTACTTTCGTTCTTTGCCAGCTTTTATTCTCTCACTTGCTTTGTGTCACTCCTCACAATCCCGTGTTGATGCTAAAACTaatccttctgctgctgctactactattactgctTACTATTTACGTCTACTAGTACTAGTGGTCGTTTTGTTTACCCCCATCGTTCTCCTTACTTTTCCGATTAGCCCCCTTTCCCCCCCGTCATCCCTATAAGGGTGGAAATCTCTAAAAGCTGAATCCCGTTCTTAATATAACAATTTTTCACTAATAGTTTTCTAATAGTCTAGCCAGTGCGCTGAAAGCTACCGGCCGCGACCCGTTAGTTGGTTTCAAACTTCAAGTTTAACAAACGCTTTCCACTACATTTCTCCTCTCCCCAGAACGGCGAGATAATTttaaagagagaagaaatcCTACTTTAACTATTTGCGAATCGAAACGACTGTTCAGTAAGTAGGGAGAGGGGGAGAAAGAACAGTTTGCCTATGCATGGGGAGGcgcatttgttgttgttttcttcagaGGaacaagaaaggaaggaaaggatgGCAAAAAGCGCGGGAAAAACGTGCCGGGAAAGCCGCGCTAATTGAAGACACGATCGCCGGCCCATCATTTAATCGAAATCTGCGCATAACCGACGAGCGATTTCTCGTCCAACTGCTCACCAGGCGCACACCCGGACCGCAGCTGAAACGTGACCGTTTTGAGCGCACCCCGGTTGTCGATGAGCTTCTGCAAGTTTGCCGACATGATCACCACGTCCAGCTCGTCCAGCAGACCCGCTCCGACCAGTTCCGCCGCAATATCCTCAGACGAATCTTTTCCAGTTACGAACTCGAACTGGATGTCGTTTAGTTCGCGGTTTGCGTTACGCATTCGCAACACCAGATTGACCGGTACCATCGTGTCCGACCCGATCGACATCGCACCGAGCGCGGCAGATGCTTCGATCGTTTTCGGATCGCTGGACTGTGTCGAGCCGGTCACGGTAACACCCGACCGTTCGGACGTGTCCTCCGTTTCGGAGGATGACGAATCCATCCGCTCGAGCCGATTCATTGGCCGTTCTTCCGTTTCCGAATCGTCCGATTCGTTCTTGGCATTGTCTTCCTCCTCCGACGACCATACCCACTCACCGGTCATCGAACGGTGCAGTCGGCCGGATGCACCGGCCTGCCGTTTGGCAGCCTTGTGCACACGCGTCTCCATCGAGGGACCGGTTGCGAGCAGCGTTTGCGTCAGGTACTTCCGATCTTTCGCTTTCTTAAAGAACGGATGCTTTAACAGTTCGCTGGCAGTGGGACGCTTCGAAGGTTCCTTCTGCAGACATTCACCGATCAACTTTCGGAACGTTTTGCCGTACGCTTTGTACTGGTCCTTCTCGTCCGCACCGGTATCGATCGTGGGCGGATCGTTCTGTAACGTCAGCATCAGCACCTTCATTGGCGGATACTTGTGGTACGGTGCCGTTCCGGTTGCCATCTCGATTGCCGTAATGCCGAACGACCAGATGTCGGCCTTGAAATCGTACCCATGGTCCTGCTCCATCACCTCCGGTGCCATCCAGCACGGTGTGCCAACGAACGTGTGCCGTACCTTCTGCCGGGACAGATCGCCACCGGTCGCGAGCCACGCACTCACGCCGAAATCTGCAATCTGCACCGTACCGTCATCGCCCAGCAGTATGTTGCCAGCCTTAATGTCCCGATGTATTTGGCCATTGCTGTGGAAATACTCCAGCCCCTTGAGCACCTCCTTCAGAACGGTCGCGATCGTCGACTCGTCGAACACGCCGTGCCGGCAGTTGACCGTGCGCATCCGGTGCTTGATAATGTCGAGCAGGCTGCCCCCCTCGAGCAGCCGCAGAATCAACCACAGCTCCTCCTTCACCACGAAGCTCGTGTGGTACGTGACGACGTTCTCGTGATTGCAGCTGCTCATCGCCTGTATCTCCTTCAGCAGCTCGTCCATCGACGTGTTCCACTTCTCCAGATTGATGCGCTTGATGGCGCACTTCTCCTTGCGCGGTATGCAGTACGCATTGTGGACGACGGCCGTCGCACCGACACCGATCACGTCGTTCAGCTCGTAATCGTCACGACTGTTCGGCCACGGCGTGATGGGCTGCGGTGCCGGGGCCAGGTTTGCCGAGGATGCGGACGTTGACGGACTCGCTGCGGTTGCGACGGACGTGACCGCGGCTGCCATCGCACCTAGCGCACTGCTGCTCGGTCCGCCTCCAACGCTACCACTGCCACCACTTCCACCACTACCGGTCGTTGCTGTCGTGGACATCTAGCGTAGCAGCGGGTGCAACCGAGAGATATTAATGTGAAATGTCACACCGACCGGGTGGGGAACGTTCTCGTGCAACCTTTGGAGACGTACGATCCGATACGCGACGGTTGGCGGACGGATAACGGTAAGATGGATGCAGGTGCAAGGtgcacactcactcactcactcacacacgcctGCTCGCTCACTCACGGTCGTCgtgaatgaaaaatgcaaTGCCTTTAGATAGCGGTTGCCCGTATATTCGCTGCGGCTGGTACGGAGTGCAAACACAGCtcgcacacacttacacacacgtGAGTGAGATTTATTTAGATATATCGGCCCTTCGTTTCGTCCGCGCGGGCGCCACCGTCTGGCAGCCGTCTGGTGCTTTTCTTTATGACTTTAATGTTGACCACACGGCCAAATATCACAGCCCGTTCCGTGCgcttgtgtgttggtgtttgatttttgatggTGGTGCCGCAGCTGCCACCGGAACGGCCAAATACCGTCACTCGGTGTGTTACGTGTGATGTGTAAATTTTCCAGCCAAATGCCGCAGACCCAGCTTCTCCACTACACGGTGCGCGCGCGCCCGTCTGTGTGAATGtgggtttctgtgtgtgtgacgagtatgtgtgttttgaacGTTTTCAACGCACAAGGTAACAACCGAACGGCCTTCTCACTGCATTCGGTGGTACCTCAACTCCCCTAGCGGATGTACCAACTCTAGGAGCTGGTTGCGCGATATGATAAGAAAACGAATTTCTCGTGATATGGTGGCCTATcggctgatgctgctgatacCTTCGCACCGAACGGAACAccacgaacaacaacaacacacacacacacacactttgctTGCACAGTCAACACACTCAGCGTTGATGAGTCATGATATTTTTCGGCAGATTACAGCAACCGTGTACGGATTGCctgatttttcttcaccgtATTCACGTACTTTTCACGGCTACCCGTGCCTGCTGCGACCTTTCTCTATTGACACTATTGGTGCAGCGAACCGAACGGAACGACGATCCAACGTCAACAGAAggaccacacacacaggatGCACACAGTCcacgatagagagagagagggccTCACACACTCCCGAGCAGCGTTGCGTAGCGTCCGCGGACGATCGAACGATTGATACTACACGGATGCGGATGGAAAGAAACCCACCGTCACAATATTGCGCACCGATTGAGCGGATTCTGCTGGAGTAGAACGGTTTTCGGGGGGACACCCGCGATCCCGGTACGTGGTTCGATTCGCAGTGGTTTTGAAGTGTGCCGTGTTGGAGTGATGGACACGTTCGCTCCCACACGGATTCGTTTGTCCGTTTCTAGCCGTGAGGGCTGAGCTAATCCGCTCCGGCCAGAGAATCTCAAAACAACCGTTGAAAAATTATCGTTTTTCaaagaaggaagagaaagTGAGGGCAATTTGGTTGGTCTGTAGCAAAACTAATgccttttgttgtgttttcagTGATGTCCCTTTAAACCGCTTTATAGTAGGCTATATatttacagaaaaaagaaacgcaaaaCTGTGGCGTAACTTTTGCGCCAACCTCAAAACGGATTGATTCGCCAAGACAATGCTTTCCGTTTATAGCATCGAGTTGTATACATCACTGCTAATCAAAACAGCTGATCAGCTGGGACGACTACTTTCGGAAGGGCTGTTCTTTTATCGAGTGGTAATTATTTACATTGTAATAGGTTTATTGGGTGATTTAAAGTTTGAAATTAGAAAATGCTCATAAAACTAGCAAAGAGAATGTCTTCGATCAATGCGCATCTCAATCCCAATCTCTAAACTCAACGCTTTAGCcttgtgttctgttttgtaTGAAGAATGGCATTGTTGGTGTTATTGTTTTGCGTTGTTTTGACCTGCTTACGATTAATCGTATCTACACTAAAAGAGCCGCAAAAAGTGAGTTTGTAAAATATCTGtgttttttctgctttattAGCTTGCTGGTGCATCTGGATAGTGATCTTTCTTTAAATACAATCACTGGAATCAATAAACCGGAAGCTATAACAATATGAGTTTGCATGTTTGCCCCATTACAAACAACTCTGGCTGTTGGTGGCCGTAGAAATTGGGACGCGTCGTGCTGTTTTGAAATGGTAGCTAGAGGTGTGAATTTTTCATCTTAAGACTACTTTTGTACACTGGTCGTTGTAGTAAGGCGTATGGTTCACGTTATCAAATGTATCCAATATAAGGGCGATGATTCCGATTATACGCCAATAGGGCCAATGAGCTGGGAAGGTCAACCAATGCCAAAACTAGCTCTAATCATCACTCGAACGCTGCCAGTGAACTTGGGCTGGtagaatcaatttattttcagcAATTAAGAAGGCTTTCCCTTTAAGTTGTGGATACAAAAAAAGTGCTGAAACATTCACTTTTCGCTTTGCTTTTTGCAGGATCACACAAAGCAGCCACCGAGTCTGAAACTGTTTTGTATCCCCACCTGAATGGCCTTTCGACATTTGCAATTCGTAGCTTCAAGATGAGCAGTCAAAACAGTGGTATCACTGCCAGCCAGCATTCCAACGTCGTCTGCATGGCACGCTCGCAGGAGATCGATCTAACGGCACGCTTTTCTAAGCAAATGGCGCAGCTTTGCATGTCACCGGACTACTCGGATGTAATGTTCATCGTGGAGAAGCAACGTATACCGGCGCATCGTGTCATACTAGCCGCTCGAAGCGAATACTTCCGTGCGCTGCTGTACGGTGGGATGCAGGAAACGAAGCAGGACGAAATCACACTTCACATCCCACTGACTGCGTTTAAATCGTTGCTGAAGTACATCTACTCCGGCAGCATGTCGCTGGTGAATATGAAGGAAGAGCATTTGCTGGATACCCTGGGGCTAGCGAATCAGTACGGATTTGCCGATTTGGAGATGGCCATATCGGATTATCTGCGGCAGGTGCTTTCGCTTAGCAATGTTTGCGCTATTTTAGATGCAGCCCGATTGTTTGCATTGGACGGATTGACCAGCGTGTGCTACACGTTTATGGATCGGAATGCGGCGGAAATTTTGCAGCACGAATCATTTCGCAACTTGTCACTGGATTCGCTAAGTAGTTTGCTGATGAGGGATTCGCTGTTTGCAAGAGAGGTGGAAATATTTCAAGCTGTGTTCGATTGGTGCCGAAGCAATGCGGACAGCGTGGAAAATGTGGATGTAGTGGTTGAAAAGGTCCGATTTGCGCTGATGTCTCTGGAGGAGCTTTTGACCGTGGTACGTCCGTCCGGCATACTCGATCCGGAACGTTTATTGGATGCGATTGCGGAGAAGGTGTCCTCCAAGCAACTACCCTACCGTGGCGCACTGTGTAAGttattgtcgtttttttttattattgagcATGATAGAGAAAAGCTAATTCTATCTGCTGTTCCACAGTTCCGGAAGAAAATGTTGCAACACAGCAGTTTAATTCGTGCACAATTCACGGTGAATTACGGTCCGCCCTGCTGGACGGTGACACCGTATCGTACGATATGGAGAAAGGCTACACGCGGCACTCGATTGGCGAAAAGGGCGATGGTGGTGGAATAATTGTTGAGCT encodes the following:
- the LOC126561101 gene encoding BTB/POZ domain-containing protein 9: MSSQNSGITASQHSNVVCMARSQEIDLTARFSKQMAQLCMSPDYSDVMFIVEKQRIPAHRVILAARSEYFRALLYGGMQETKQDEITLHIPLTAFKSLLKYIYSGSMSLVNMKEEHLLDTLGLANQYGFADLEMAISDYLRQVLSLSNVCAILDAARLFALDGLTSVCYTFMDRNAAEILQHESFRNLSLDSLSSLLMRDSLFAREVEIFQAVFDWCRSNADSVENVDVVVEKVRFALMSLEELLTVVRPSGILDPERLLDAIAEKVSSKQLPYRGALFPEENVATQQFNSCTIHGELRSALLDGDTVSYDMEKGYTRHSIGEKGDGGGIIVELGKLFIINHIKVLLWDRDTRSYSYYIEVSVNQRTWERVVDHTKYYCRSWQYLYFPAQAVRFIRLVGTHNTMNNVFHVVALEAMYTETTTPVVDGIQQPTFNVATVERSATVVEGISRTRNVLLNGEVKNYDWDSGYTCHHIGTGVILIQLGQPYWIDSMRLLLWDCDNRSYSFYIEVSVDMKDWEMVVDKQSDHLKSWQHFSFQPRVVVYIRIVGTHNTANGIFHLVHFECPSQDPEYLSCERSVSASVNELPSPGTEQLDTQEASPTD
- the LOC126561956 gene encoding serine/threonine-protein kinase OSR1 — encoded protein: MSTTATTGSGGSGGSGSVGGGPSSSALGAMAAAVTSVATAASPSTSASSANLAPAPQPITPWPNSRDDYELNDVIGVGATAVVHNAYCIPRKEKCAIKRINLEKWNTSMDELLKEIQAMSSCNHENVVTYHTSFVVKEELWLILRLLEGGSLLDIIKHRMRTVNCRHGVFDESTIATVLKEVLKGLEYFHSNGQIHRDIKAGNILLGDDGTVQIADFGVSAWLATGGDLSRQKVRHTFVGTPCWMAPEVMEQDHGYDFKADIWSFGITAIEMATGTAPYHKYPPMKVLMLTLQNDPPTIDTGADEKDQYKAYGKTFRKLIGECLQKEPSKRPTASELLKHPFFKKAKDRKYLTQTLLATGPSMETRVHKAAKRQAGASGRLHRSMTGEWVWSSEEEDNAKNESDDSETEERPMNRLERMDSSSSETEDTSERSGVTVTGSTQSSDPKTIEASAALGAMSIGSDTMVPVNLVLRMRNANRELNDIQFEFVTGKDSSEDIAAELVGAGLLDELDVVIMSANLQKLIDNRGALKTVTFQLRSGCAPGEQLDEKSLVGYAQISIK